The following proteins come from a genomic window of Natronosalvus vescus:
- a CDS encoding phosphotransacetylase family protein, with protein sequence MTDTTTDTETESEPKSESEGEQQPTSDRPHDQTRPILVASLEESIGKTAITLALAKHAAETGDSVGYMKPKGTRLQSNVGKTLDEDPMLARELLDLDAEMHDLEPVVYSPTFIEQAIRGRETTEELHDRVKEAFEALATNHDRLFLEGGGRLEQGGIVDLTDADVADLLDARVLLIAPYQTPGDIDDVLAAADTFGDRLDGVLFNAVSDSTRDQLEAEIAPFLEGRGVPVHGVLPREQTLAGVTVGDLADEIGGRVLVEEGLDAYVERFSVGAMGADSALRHFRRTKNAAVITGGDRADIHAAALEAPGVKCLILTGGHRPSGAILGQAAQKSVPVVLVQTDTLTTVERAEDVIRSGRTRDAQTVDQMGTLLGDHADLEALL encoded by the coding sequence ATGACCGACACCACTACCGACACGGAGACCGAATCCGAACCCAAATCCGAATCCGAGGGGGAACAGCAGCCGACCAGCGACCGTCCCCACGACCAGACACGACCGATTCTGGTGGCCTCTCTCGAGGAGAGCATCGGCAAAACGGCGATCACCCTCGCACTCGCGAAACACGCAGCCGAGACCGGCGACAGCGTCGGCTATATGAAGCCGAAGGGGACGCGCCTCCAGAGCAACGTCGGCAAGACGCTCGACGAGGATCCGATGCTCGCCCGCGAGTTACTCGACCTCGACGCCGAGATGCACGACCTCGAGCCCGTGGTGTACTCACCGACGTTCATCGAGCAGGCGATTCGCGGTCGCGAGACCACCGAGGAGCTACACGATCGCGTGAAAGAGGCGTTCGAGGCGCTCGCGACGAACCACGACCGGCTGTTTCTCGAGGGCGGCGGCCGGCTCGAGCAGGGTGGTATCGTCGACCTGACGGATGCGGACGTCGCCGACCTGCTCGATGCTCGCGTTCTGTTGATCGCGCCATACCAGACGCCAGGAGACATCGACGACGTGCTGGCCGCCGCGGATACATTCGGCGATCGACTCGACGGCGTGCTGTTCAACGCCGTGTCAGACTCTACCCGGGATCAACTTGAGGCCGAAATCGCCCCGTTCCTCGAGGGCCGTGGGGTACCCGTCCACGGCGTGCTCCCGCGCGAGCAGACGCTGGCCGGGGTCACCGTCGGTGATCTCGCGGACGAAATCGGAGGTCGTGTCCTCGTGGAGGAGGGTCTCGACGCGTACGTCGAGCGCTTCTCCGTCGGGGCGATGGGAGCCGACAGCGCGCTCAGACACTTCCGACGGACGAAAAACGCCGCCGTCATCACTGGTGGCGACCGTGCCGACATCCACGCGGCCGCACTAGAGGCTCCGGGCGTGAAGTGTCTGATCCTCACCGGCGGCCATCGACCGTCCGGTGCGATCCTCGGACAGGCGGCACAGAAGAGCGTGCCCGTCGTCCTCGTACAGACGGACACGCTGACGACCGTCGAGCGTGCCGAGGACGTCATTCGCAGTGGTCGCACCCGCGATGCCCAGACCGTCGATCAGATGGGGACATTGCTCGGCGATCACGCCGACCTCGAGGCGCTCCTGTAG
- a CDS encoding LSM domain-containing protein: protein MSGRPLDVLEASLGERVRVRLKSGEEYVGELAGYDQHMNLVLEDVAVGQETELDAATPVEDTTIIRGDNVVSITP from the coding sequence ATGAGTGGACGACCGCTTGATGTCCTTGAGGCGTCGCTTGGCGAACGGGTTCGTGTACGACTTAAAAGCGGTGAGGAGTACGTCGGCGAGCTTGCCGGATACGATCAACACATGAATCTCGTCCTCGAGGACGTCGCCGTCGGCCAGGAGACGGAACTGGACGCAGCGACGCCGGTCGAAGACACAACCATTATACGCGGCGATAACGTCGTTTCGATCACTCCATGA
- a CDS encoding 50S ribosomal protein L37e codes for MTGAGTPSQGKKNKTTHVKCRRCGEKSYHVKKGVCASCGFGKSAKRRSYAWQGKAGDN; via the coding sequence ATGACTGGCGCAGGAACCCCAAGCCAAGGAAAGAAGAACAAGACGACGCACGTCAAATGCCGACGCTGCGGTGAGAAATCCTACCACGTGAAAAAGGGCGTCTGTGCGTCCTGTGGCTTCGGTAAATCCGCCAAACGCCGCTCCTACGCGTGGCAGGGCAAAGCTGGCGACAACTAG